A region from the Penaeus monodon isolate SGIC_2016 chromosome 17, NSTDA_Pmon_1, whole genome shotgun sequence genome encodes:
- the LOC119583662 gene encoding uncharacterized protein LOC119583662 codes for MMSFKQWLVLLGLYTIYMLIGAAVFISLEKDNEMEGREELLSLKGRVIDFVEGLDNESRPGAEVVLEDVGGVCGHDFLSAGDDEPLTWSLWNSFFFTFTVITTIGFGHMSPATPWGRVFCIAYALFGVPLNGILVAVLADIFSCKVVNSRVRARAKRYESWMGVATDTVLYLMPGLVVFLVVPAAVLLAFEEGWSFIDSFYFAFITLTTIGFGDYVAGRQDLDHMWIWTYKILMVVWIVFGLGYIVMIITFIQKALKSKKIHRVEQKIARTLKRQAAKIHQNLHTDLKRLREVVTALSVLDHNSEENCSKEVLKRYESQPTIPQDEGDGEDEEGHAPPRSATSVQPSPATERINTFRQALSEAAVNNVGKKDQFRSLSSLEDVALFLEMVESLLREHEAGIAKEADDQAHHILSDDDSNSSDDDSFGTVAMDIPHKEDLEAGFCNQAFVGDKGEVEGASQKPRPDADNASKKGAKEDEPCVNQRVQQRLNYLLMEVDAKSRRGLLRQKSLKEGVISSGQLLGKMESIVCKPFSNPDLYDACDTSDCDSASTFDRRSCNSVPGCIKTGCTKSYTNLCDVFPTLPSSCDAVGHQPASQHDSEKRASRRWSVGSESHLQEASLDGHHAPHNFLGGIKLSAGRSAKDQSSPLSLLSLWIHGSTVRTQGLQEVEKEREKEKDSVSSDESQEATKPQYTRL; via the exons ATGATGAGTTTCAAGCAGTGGCTAGTGCTGCTGGGCCTCTACACCATCTACATGCTCATTGGCGCCGCCGTGTTCATCAGTCTGGAGAAGGACAATgaaatggagggaagagaggagctgCTCAGCCTCAAGGGGCGTGTGATAG ACTTCGTGGAGGGCCTGGACAACGAGAGCCGACCGGGCGCCGAGGTCGTCCTCGAAGACGTGGGTGGCGTCTGCGGCCACGACTTCCTGTCGGCGGGGGACGACGAGCCACTCACCTGGTCGCTCTGGAactccttcttcttcaccttcaccGTCATCACTACCATAG GTTTCGGCCACATGTCCCCCGCCACGCCCTGGGGCCGCGTCTTCTGCATCGCCTACGCCCTCTTCGGCGTCCCCCTCAACGGCATCCTCGTGGCGGTGCTGGCAGACATCTTCTCCTGCAAG gtggTGAACTCCCGCGTGCGCGCGCGGGCCAAGCGCTACGAGTCGTGGATGGGCGTGGCCACCGACACGGTGCTGTACCTGATGCCCGGCCTCGTCGTGTTCCTGGTCGTTCCGGCGGCCGTGCTGCTGGCGTTCGAGGAGGGGTGGAGCTTCATCGACTCGTTCTATTTCGCCTTTATTACTCTCACTACCATCGGATTCGGGGACTACGTGGCCG GGCGCCAGGACCTGGACCACATGTGGATCTGGACTTACAAGATCCTGATGGTGGTGTGGATCGTGTTCGGCCTCGGATACATCGTCATGATCATCACCTTCATTCAGAAGGCGCTCAAGtcgaagaag ATTCACCGGGTTGAACAAAAGATCGCTCGAACGCTGAAGAGACAGGCAGCCAAGATTCACCAGAACCTCCACACGGATCTCAAGAGGCTGCGTGAG GTGGTGACAGCTCTCTCGGTTCTTGACCACAACTCGGAGGAGAACTGCAGCAAGGAGGTGCTCAAGCGCTACGAGAGCCAGCCCACGATTCCTCAGGACGAGGGCGACGGCGAAGACGAAGAAGGCCATGCCCCTCCCCGCTCGGCGACGTCGGTGCAGCCGTCGCCCGCCACCGAGCGCATCAACACCTTCCGGCAGGCGCTGTCCGAGGCGGCCGTCAACAATGTGGGCAAG AAGGACCAGTTCCGCAGCCTGTCGTCTCTGGAGGACGTGGCTCTGTTCCTGGAGATGGTGGAGTCGCTTCTCCGCGAGCACGAGGCGGGCATCGCGAAGGAGGCGGACGACCAGGCGCACCACATCCTCAGCGACGACGACTCCAACTCCTCCGACGATGACTCCTTCGGCACAGTGGCGATGGACATCCCGCACAAGGAGGACCTCGAGGCTGGCTTCTGCAATCAGGCTTTCGTTGGCGACAAGGGTGAGGTCGAGGGCGCGAGCCAAAAGCCGCGACCCGACGCCGACAACGCCAGCAAGAAGGGCGCAAAAGAGGATGAGCCCTGCGTTAACCAAAGGGTGCAGCAGCGGCTAAACTATCTCCTGATGGAAGTAGACGCTAAGTCGAGGCGAGGACTCTTGCGCCAAAAGTCGCTAAAGGAAGGCGTCATTTCTTCGGGCCAGCTCCTGGGCAAGATGGAGAGCATCGTGTGCAAACCCTTCTCCAACCCAGACCTCTACGACGCCTGCGATACCAGTGACTGCGACTCGGCGTCGACTTTCGACCGTCGAAGCTGCAACTCCGTCCCGGGTTGCATCAAGACCGGCTGCACGAAATCGTACACGAACCTTTGCGACGTCTTCCCTACACTGCCCTCCTCCTGCGACGCCGTCGGCCACCAGCCTGCCTCCCAACATGACTCCGAGAAGCGAGCCAGCCGCCGCTGGTCCGTCGGGAGCGAGAGTCACCTGCAGGAGGCCTCACTCGACGGCCATCACGCTCCCCACAACTTCCTCGGCGGCATCAAGTTGTCTGCGGGGAGGAGCGCCAAGGACCAGAGCTCGCCGCTGTCTCTGCTCTCCCTGTGGATTCACGGCAGCACTGTCAGGACCCAGGGCCTgcaggaagtggagaaggagagagagaaagagaaggacagcgTCAGTAGTGACGAATCGCAGGAAGCCACTAAACCTCAATACACGCggttataa